Part of the Porites lutea chromosome 14, jaPorLute2.1, whole genome shotgun sequence genome, TATGGGAACGCAGATAGACGACACAACGTAACTCAAACTCAGAGGGAACGTGTACGTGACCTAAAATGGAAACGCAGGTAGGGAACACAAAATGGAAGTGAAACGCAAACGGAAAGCATACGTGAACTGAAGTAGAGACGCAAGCGGGAATACATGCACAAGGAAACGTAAAGGGAACGTTTACGTGAACTGAAATGGAAACGATGATAAGAAAACGCGTACGTTAAATAAAACCGAAAGGCGGATAGCGAGAAAATCTTATTTGCAATAGAAATTTCAGACTGTCCATTTTCCAGAAAGTGCTTTCTCCAGTACTGGGCAAAACACGGAACGTCTTACTCCATAGATTCTTTCATCGCCTCGGCTCAGACTCATAGATCCCTTCAAAAATGGCGGGCACAGTTATTATTCCTTTGTGTAAATGCAAAAAACCTTCCAAGCCTCGTTTTTGAGTGAAAATCCTTTTATTATTACGCATGATGACCAGGCTAGGAAGGCTCATTTACATGCATCTAAAAGAAGAACTATTAGACCCGCCATTTATGAAAAAAGTGTATAACCGCCAAAGAAATGACAGACACCTTATTGTACTCTGAACCAAGTGTGTTTATTCCCTCTGTAATTTACTTTAGTACATTGATATGAAAGTTTACCTAATTGGCTTACAAACCGTGTACAAAATATATTTCCGCGGCCACTACATATTCCGCCATTTAAATTCTTAGTTTTCACATAGCTTCCTTCTTAAGAAGTGCATCATCACGGCTTATCAAAACAATAATACGAAACTAAAACtaaacattaataataatataaaagaagaagaaaaaaaagaaaaacccaaCAAGGAAGATATCCAGGTATTCAAGCCTATAAGTATattattttaacattatttattttctctacAATCCAAGAAACGTATTACATTGAGTGATCaataacaatttcaaaattaattatCACTTGGCTGAAGGCAAAAATAGTAAACTCAGAAGAGTTTACCCAACATACCAGCCAACCTCACCCTCGGAACGAGGTTGCCCACACGCACGCAATTTTGCACACCGGTCGCCGGATGAAGTGACACACCTGTTTGGTCCTTCCCCAACTATCTGGCACCCAATTGCAAACTTTGTTAGATGCCCAATCACACACCCTGTTACAAATACGTCTCCGGAGCTGTCGTTTCTTacctgagaaaagaaaaaaggcacaGTACAGTAAGTGTATATTAAGAGCCGAAGATCAGGATCTAACAGCGTGTGGCTGCCGTCAGTTTTGAAACCTCTCAAACTAAAATGGATTCGAAATGATTTAGGTTTTACAGACTATCGTAAAGCCGACTTATAAAGCATTTTTTACGGGCATGCACCTTGTTCTCATTTGACTGAGCAAACACTGTAAACTGAGTCGTAACAGAGGCCAAAACTTCTTATTCAGCTTTATTCACTCTCACTTACGTGCTTTCAGAGCATTCTCCGGGTTAGGTGTTTGTCTTGTTTCGCTAAAGTCAATGGGATTTACGTCTCCTTTCACCACTGCGTAGACTGGCAGCTTGGCACACAAACGTGCCATTTCATCACTTAGCTCTGATCGGTCTTCAAGAGTTCCTACAACTGTTAGGTTTATGTCAGTTCGAGCCTTTGGCAACCCTCCATCTGTTTTAGGAGGTACCTAACCATAAAAGAAAGACAAGCATTAAAGCGATAGGAATCCAGACACCAGGGCAGCCGCGGTGGAAAACTAATGGTTTTTGTGAGCTAGCATTTTATCCCGTAAACTTCCTGATGATCCAATTGGCTTGAATCACAAAGATGATTTAATTGTATATGGCACTTACCAATGCTAAAGCTTTCATTAAGTCGGCGGGCTTGAGAGCGTCATCAGTTGAATGGGTCAAATAGCAAGCCTTTGCTGCTGGCAAGCGTATCATTGTCATTTTCTGCaggaaaaatggaattaagTAGAATGATTAAATCTATATCGACAACCAGCACCCCTTGGAGGTCAcattctcactgtcacgcgaaCTTTCACGTCATTTTAGTGAATGGAGTATTTTGGCCGTTTTGTTGAGTCAATGGACTAATTCCAAGCCTCTGAGGCGGTTAGCGTTGGCTGTGCGTGGAAATCACAGTCTcgtcaaaaacattttaaagaaattctgcTAGCAAAGTGACGTTTTTACGTTAAAGTGCCATATCGTTTGTTgatcaaaaacgaaaaaaaaagaaatatttttggtgAATAGTTTCGGCAAGGGTTCACACTGTTCAAAGGTTTTAAATTCTGATTTATATTGGCGCTTCAGTAAACTTTACTGATCTGTTGAGATTTAATTTAAGATGCATGACTTATCGTGTTCaataaactagttaaaacttttgtttaaaaaatatatctcacGCAGAACTTTAGCCTGACCCCTATAGAAGGGTCATTAAGTAAATCTGCTAGGCTTTTATGCATTAATTACCCTATTCAGATAGCATTTATTTGGAAATGATTAGTATCGTCGCTTCAATGGGGCTGCTAACTCTCAGTCTTCTTCTTTTACAAATCGTTTGCGTTTTGGCTTGTTTTAGTTtggttttgctttgtattttttgttcgcttgtttgtttatttttggtgttcgtttgtttgttttttaatcttaaGTATGAAAGTCTTAAAAAAGACCCAAGAAATCttgaaatctgaaaaaaagACGGAGATGGCACGAACGTCAAAGGCAATTATATTGCAAAGCTGAATTTTAAGACCACTTTGAATCATGTAATTTCGGTTCATAATTGATAATTATCCGAAACAGGTTACAAACTCCCAAGGACGCTAATCCCGATCGCTTATGTGCACGGCGCTTTCCTCCAAGAGTGAAAATAAAACTCTATTACCTTTTTAAAGTCGTAGACTATATCTCCTGCTTCTTCATCAGGCGAAGTCTTTGGTACGTGAAACgtttctgtttccttttcaGCGTCAATTTCGATTTTTTCGTCATATTCTTCCCCAGTGCCGCTCGACAACTTCAGTGAGTATTTTGTCACGGAATCCTGTAAAGAGTGGTGAGTAAGTTatataaattttataaattgtcatgaaaaaatgaaacattatTTAGTTGAAAGGGCGGTATTTAGTGCAGTTAAACTTTAACCCGCAAATCCGGCGGCTGGTTGTAATAGTTGGggcaattttaaaaatcaacACCAAGAAGGGAAAATCTGAAAACGGGTGAGTAACGAAGCTCTTTATacatttattattaaaatgattgactaattgatatttcaaaacGGAAGATGAAGATTTCAACCCACTAATAATAGCTTACTTTACAAAAGTGTCAAAGCGTAACATTATTAACACAACTAGGAAGTAACGATTTCTCATACTAGTCTTACCTTTTTCTGCACAAGAAAGGAGGTGGACTGAACGATGACAGCCAGCAGAGCCAGACAAGATAAGAACAacattttctggtgaaaaaattaAAGCGATTTAGTACAGTTGAATTATAACCGTAAGTTCCTTTCGTGTTTTCCTTCTTGGTCTTTCTGTGCAAGTTTGTGTTTGAATTCGACCTTTGACATATTAACAAGTTTCTTTATCAATTTTATTAACGAGCGCCGGCTAAGAACATGTATGCTTTCCTTTATCCCTGTATAGACCAGTCGCTATTGATTTTAAAACCTTACGAGATAGAAAAATTAGAATTCTAACCTGACTTCACTGAAGTGTAGACGATAAGGGATAGTGTTAATCAGGGGCACcgaacgacaattttcggaaaaatatctgttcggaagacgatttgagatctagaattttcggaacatttgttgtaaaatttcttgcttgcctgcctcccctaggattttcgaacatataaaaaatggtataattgcctatttttaacggagttttacccttaaaaggtcatctagaattttcgggagccttttttctggctgaaattttcgaaaaggcgagttttgatccctataattttcggatcactagactttcagctaggaaatccgaaccgatgaaaaatttttaggggataaaaatatgcctttatctaccgtttaaatactaaaatacttttaacaatgctatgtttaagtggttttgaactatattctcgttgggtgcccctggttaaTTGATAGAATTTGAAGGAACGAAATTAAAGAAAGTGTTACCGTATTGCACAGTGTGCGCAAAGCCTAAATCCCAATTCCTTAGGTTACCTTCATGGCGTGAAAGCCTTGGCATTAAAAAGAAATGTCATTTGCTGCTACAGGTTGTTGCTACATACGAAGCTTTCGACAGCCAAAATAACAGATATCATTTTTCAAAAACCATACAAGACAGGATCTTCTTCGTAATGAAACCGTTTAAATGGGCAAATTCACGTGAAGTTAAATTCTCTTACCATCTCGGTAAAGTTTTTTCTGGACTGAGGGTCTCTCTCTAGCTCTGTGGTCCGCACTGATATCCCAAAATGGAACTGtataaaacagtgaaaacaactGCTCCTTTTATATCCTCTGAGGAGTGATGTGTCCAGAAGATATCACAACAAATAAGGGAAGATGAACTTGGTTTCAGCGCTGTGGAATGTTCTACTGCTGAAGCAGGCTTAGATATTCCTGGAAAAAGGGGGACGTTGGAGG contains:
- the LOC140924910 gene encoding uncharacterized protein → MKKMLFLSCLALLAVIVQSTSFLVQKKDSVTKYSLKLSSGTGEEYDEKIEIDAEKETETFHVPKTSPDEEAGDIVYDFKKKMTMIRLPAAKACYLTHSTDDALKPADLMKALALVPPKTDGGLPKARTDINLTVVGTLEDRSELSDEMARLCAKLPVYAVVKGDVNPIDFSETRQTPNPENALKARK